The region TTGACCCCGGTTCCTTTAATGGTTTAACCCAGGCATGGACCAAATAGTCTTACAGGTTTTTATTCCTGCTGTAGGCTGCAATAATTCTGTAATTTGGTAACAGTGAGTTGTTTGATTGTAACTTGATGTTGTGAATGAGCTGGCAGACAGACGATGAAAATGTGGTAAGAAGAGGGAGAACAGGAGAGATCTCCGGTTATCTGGACTCAAGGAAAGAAGCTCTGCATCTCCTCAGGAAAGTCCTGGAGTTTCCCCTCAGAAGAACGGCCTTGAAGAGGACTCCATGAAATCTGCTGAGTAAATGCAGTAGAACCTGAGTAATTGTGATTTAATTAGGCCTGCCTAGGTGTGTTTGGGTGATAACTGGTTTTATAGAGGAGAGCATGTGAAGTCAGTGGGCTCAAAATGGACTGATGTCTAATTTATGTGTGGTGTTGAATTGTGAGTCTTCGTATGTGGTGGTGTCTAAAAGGTCTACAGCTTTAAAGCTAGACTTGAATGTGATGGATGGGTTGTGTGTTCAGTGTATgagtgaaatgtttaaaatctttcTCTGAGTGAGTCCAGACCTCCAGATGTCATCCAGGTATCTGAAGTAGAACATggttttttaatgcatttcctGAATCCTCTGTTTCCCATTGTTCCATGAAGATGTTTGCATATGTGGGTTCAAACTTCTTCCCCATGTTAGTGCCCTTGATCTGGAGGAAAAAATGATTCCCctaattgatttgtaaaagttgGAGTAGCTCCTTATCTGTTCTTCTACAGATAAGGAGgaaatatttatagaaaatattttcaatggaCTTAATGCCCTCAGATATATCAATATTAGTATTGATAGAATCTTCTGGTgaacagaagaaatttgtcCAGTTAGGGTCAAGCATATaggaagaaaaccagaaaatgagttTTCTCACTTAAAGTAACTCAAACAGTATAAGTGGAAGTGATCTATGGGAGGGGCCCCACATGCCCACCAAGTTTGGTGGGCGTAGCTTGTTCCCTTGATGTAGCTACCATTGATtcccattcatttgaacaatttctcactcaaaatatctcaaaaattattttatggattctgtcttttatctgcttacacacacactgctgcttACATAACCATATCACATAAGACTGACAATCACacataaactgaaactgaataaTTAGAGAAGGAACagaatgagaataaaagcagaacttGCTCTACAATCTGCTTCACTTACTGTCACCCATAAGGTGAGCTATGTGACACTCAGTGCTGGACGGTGAAcatctctctgtttctgttccATTTCTATGACTTGCATGgtttgtaacatttgatcatttttggcaTTAAAGCCCGTTTTATATgtaaccaaatctcattatttctcaagcaaaTGATGCTGAGGGGTGCTGGTCAGGTCCTGAAACTGTTAAACGGACCTGGGTGGTGCACAGAAGGGAAAATTGGTGAAGTACAAAAAGTGCTCATTTGATCAAACTTGATTCGTATTCTCCCTCCAACCCTCTGCAGGTTCCCGCCATGTTTGGTGGTCCAAGCCCATTCCTTTCATGTAGCTGCCATAGCCTTCCGTTCATTTttcgacctagtcaaagtctggctaGGAACGTCTTATTGAGCTGGGACTTAACCCTAACTTCAGTGGCCTCTTACCTCAACCAGGTTTcaatacattttgatttgttttttagctcaattttttaaataaatcagctgagctttaaaaactcgtctgagtttctgttgaatgaaggagttttgcctcaatgctgctcggctcaccaggaattggccttaaaagtaaatgtttaaacagattttctctccttttactttttaaggagtaaaaaggaacagatgaactcatgttcattaatgtttattggaataaacatgagttcattccaataaacacatgttattggaatgaactcagctcagctttaaaaagtcatctcagtgataactgttggatgatggagttttatcttaatgcttctctgaaggggcttgaatttggttttaaaagtctgatattttaaccaagttttattttgttttatttgtcttcaaactctgttttgaagacagaaatcacagctcagcttctgatttcattgttgagctcctgctaggtgccagaaatgtgtattatcacggttctgaacatcagaaatggactttaaaagaacccagaatgcattgcatggtggggcttcatattttagcttctagttcagctgtttttgctgcaacccCTAACAAACCATatactgttttcatcaaaatgaactcctCTATCAAactgtacatacatacatacatatgtaACAGAGTTACAAATGTCCAGTTCCTTGCCCATCCCCTTCCCCATCAGGCAGACTGTCTGGCAGCATTGGGGGCAAACAGTCTGTTCAGTACCATGGATTTGACCTCTGGGTTTTATAATATGCCACTTCACGaggacaacaggaagtattCTGCCTTTACTACTCCTATGGGCTTATATGAATACAATCGTCTGCCACAGGGTCTCTGCAATAGTCCTGGGAGCTTTATGGCATGATGACCAGCATATTCGGAGACCAGAACTATCTGAGTTTACTGTGCTATTTGGATGATTTGTTGGTGTTTGCGCCTGATGAGGAATCTGCCTTACGGCGCCTGGAGATGGTGTTTGCTAGGTTGCAAAGCCACAATTTGAAACTGGCTCccaaaaagtgtttctttttgagGAGATCTGTTAAGTTTCTTGGCCACATTGTTGACGAACATGGTGTTTCAACGGACCCAAGTAAGGTTGAGATCATCGCCAACATGACTGCGGCCCAACTTATGGAACCAGATGGCGTGACTCCATCTCAGAAGAGGATAAGATCCTTTTTGGGGATGATAAACTACTACCAACATTTCCTTCCCGGGTACTCTGCCATCGCCAAGCCACTGTTTGATCTGTTAAAGGGTGACAGGAGGAAAGGCAGACATCATCAGAATAAACTGCCATCCAGAAAGTTGAAAGCCTCTGACTGGACTACGATACAGGAAAAAGCCTTCGAACAATTGAAGTCCTCACTGACGCAAAGCGTTGTGTTGGCTCACCCAGATTTCACTTGTCCTTTTGTGTTATCCACTGATGCATCTCTGGATGGCATAGGCGCTGTTCTGTCTCAGGTTCAGCAGGGTGAGACACGAGCTTGGCCCATTGCTTTTGCCAGCAAGTCTTTGTCCCGGTCACAAAAGAACTACCCAGCTCACAGGTTGGAGTTTCTGGCCTTGAAATGGTCCATCTGTGACAAGTTCAGCCACTGGTTGAAAGGCCATAAATTCACAGTCTGGACTGATAACAATCCATTGACTCATATTCTGACTAAGCCTAAACTGGACTGTTGTGAGCAGCGCTGGGTGGCTAAATTGGCGAGTTACGACTTTGACATCAAGTACATCCCAGGCCCGCAGAATATTGTGGCCGATACACTGAGTCATGAGCCATTTGTTCGAGAGACTGTTGGCCGCAGGCTGCTCGCTGAACCCTATGCCAATCTTCTCGCTGAAGTTAGAGATGTGTCAAACTCCTCAATCCAGACTGCCTTTCGATCATCCAGTGGTCAGAAAGAATCCTCCTCAGTGAGTGTTAACGCTCAGTCAACATGCAGCCCACTAAAATTGTTCCCCCAGTCTGTTGCAATGGAGGATGTGTCTGCTGTGTTACACTCACAGCAGACGGGTTCTCTGCCTGGCGCGAGAACCCGTGCCGTTGAAATGGTCCATCATCTGCCTCAGCTCATTCCATCTGGTCAAGAAACCTTACCTGCCTACACTGAATGTGAACTCCGTGACAGACAGTTGGAAGACAGAACTCTCTCTCGTGTTCTATACTATGTTGAGAGGTGTAGAAGACCCTCTAGGAGAGAGAGGTTTACAGAGTCTGTCTCTGTGACAAAGTATCTAAAGCACTGGGATAAACTAACTGTACGAAACGGTGTGCTGTACAGGCTTTCTCGGGACCAGAAAACCAAAGCGAAAAGATTCCAGTACATTGTACCTGACTCGCTCAAGACCGAGGTACTTCATGGAGTTCATGACAGAGCAGGTCATCAAGCTCAGTTCAGGAGCCTCGCCTTGCAGAGGTTTTTCTGGCTGACTCTGGACAGAGATGTCAGAGACCATGTTTGACATTGTCAGCGATGCATTGTCAGTAAGACCATTGAGCCTGAGGGTAGAGCTCCATTGGAGTCTATAACATCAACCAGACCGCTTGAGCTTGTATGTATTGATTTTTGGTCAGCCGAAGATTCCAGAAACAGATCTGTTGATGTCTTGGTGATTACTGACCACTTTACAAAAATGGCTCAGGCATTTCCATGTAGAGACCAGACAGCTAAACAGGTGGCGAGGGTTCTCTGGGACCGATATTTCTGTGTCTTTGGCTTTCCTGAGAGAATTCATAGTGATCAAGGAGCTAATTTTGAAAGTCAGCTAGTAAGTGAGCTCCTCAGGGTCTCAGGTGTCAGAAAGACACACACAACACCATATCATCCGATGGGGAATGGAAGTGTGGAGCGGTTCAATCGCACTTTAGGTGGCATGATCCGTGCATTGTCCCCTGAAGAGAAGGCTGACTGGCCACGACGTTTACAGACACTAGCCTTTATGTATAACTGTGCGGTTCATGAGGCAACGGGTTACCCCCCCTTTTACCTCATGTTTGGCCGGGTCCCTCGCCTGCCTGTCGATGTCCTCTTTCATGCTGTCCTTGATGACTCTGCTGTGGGGAACTATGACAAGTATGTGGCGTGTCTTACCAACGACCTGAAGGAGGCCATGACGATTGCTCAGGACCATGCTTCAAAAGTACAGAGAAGGCATGCTCGGTTGTACAACCGGAAAGTTAAGGGCACTGACATTGCCGTCGGTGACAGAGTGCTCTTAGCCAACAGAAAAGAGAGGGGTAAGAGGAAGCTTGCTGACCGATGGGAATCAACCATCTACACTGTGACAGATATTAATCCAACGACACATACGTACAAGATCTGTGACACAGTCACTGGACAGAAAAAGGTGGTTCACAGGAACATGCTGATGCTGGCCAGTTTCCTCCCAGTGGTTCCCACATGTGAAGTATCTGATTCTGCCTTCTCACTCTCTGCTAATGCATCCTCAGTCCCAGAAGCAGATGACTTTGGAGGAGATGAGGAAATGTTGCATGAGAGCTACAACAACACCATGCATGAGACAAGTGCTGGCTTTGATTGTGGCAGTGTTGAGGACTTACCTGGTGTTCTGGAAGGGGTGGTGAACCCTTCGCCTGATCCGACGCCTATGGATTCCGAGAGGAGAACCATTGAATGGATAACACAGCTGTCTGAGCCGAATTCATCAGTGGGGGAGGTAGCTGACTTACAGAGTATGACCTCCAGTCCCAAACACTGCTCAGTTTTGCCCGTGAGCTACACGACAGGTCAATCTGTgggaggtgactctgctgcctTGACCGCTGTGAACGTCCTGGTGGATGTAAGGGACCCAGATCCCAGCGTTAGTATTGTGGGCCATACAGATGGTGCTTCTGACATTCTGCATACTGTTGACCAGACCTCAACTGTGCACTGTGATGACTATACTGCACAGACGGAAGTTAGGTCCAGATTTGGTCGCCTAGTCAAACCTGTGAACAGGCTCATACAGACTATGTCCAGGCAGGATGTTGTTCAGAACAAGTTCGATGTTAAAGCTGTTTGCAAATCAATGTTCCAGGCCTTTCCTGATTGATTTCTTCTCCAGCTAAACTATAATCTTTTTGGGTCtgacgtttttttgttttgtctggacgtgatattttcattttgtattgtGTGATGAGCCTGTACTACACTGTGTGTTGGGGTTTTGTGGGGTGTACAAGGCACCCTGTAGGCAGTTGATGGATTGGGGGATAAGCGCTACCCTCATACCACTTCATCCTTATGGGATACGTTAGTTGTCTGTGTTCTTAATGTTGACCCCAGGTGATCTGTGATTTATGTTATTTCCGATGATGTATACTGTGTGGTTGATGCTCGTGTTCGATAAAATTCAGTGGGGGTGAGTGTAACAGAgttacaaatgtgtttttttgttaaattattatttcttattcattttatattgagaatttgtgaattttatcttattcagttatttttatttattttgttgtttttgcctgcGGGGGTCGCCCTTCTGCTCTCCGCCTCGTTTGTGTTTCCTGGGCTTCCGTAGTTTATTCCAGCCCTCGTAGCTCCTCTGACCCCCCCTTTTCCCTCAGAGCGTTGTTCCGCACTGCTGTGGGTAAGTCAGAGGAAAGTTCGCTGctgagatatttttgtttttctgtatggaTGTTGTTCATGTTGAGGTCTTTACCATatgttgtttattattgtttgttagtgtattattttgcagttttgaccgtcattgtgtttttttttttatataaacagttttattataatttccttttttttattttgtcgcGAACGACCGGTGCTAGTCCAGCACAGCTCGgttgaacattgtttttattttcacatttttagagCTGGAGTGCAGGGAGAAGGAGTTGAAGAAgttgttaatttgttttcccttcttcccccaggtatgtatttttatttttaatttatactttttatctCTGTTTATTTAACTCTCTCCCACTGTATTGTGTTGTTGTGGCCACCAGGTGGCGTTTTTCTCctcttgtttttagtttatgatttttgtgagaagatttcttttttttgttaacttttgttaaatctgagaaaagaaaaaaaaagttagtggAGAGCGTTGTTCCGCGCTGCTGTGGAGCCGGAGTGCAGGGAGAGGGAGTTGAAGAAgttgttaatttgttttcccttcttcccccagaataaaaaaataaaatatctggttgAGACCCACCCGAACGACTTCTGAGACTCATTGATGCCACCTgttacacatacatacatacatacatacatacatactgtacatacatacatacatacatacatagatAGCTTGATGAAAACTTGCATTTAGCCACAAGCTTAAGTTTCAGAAGTGTGACTGTGACGGTTATAAAGTGTCACTTATTAAGTGAGTTGCTCTGTTTGAAATAGTGCAAACAAGAACTGTTTCTTGTTGTAAAACTTTGTGTGTgagaaataattttcaatttaaaataaaaaaaaaacctttaaagatGGAATTTAAAGTCACTTTAAAGTTGACAGCTGGAATGTCAACTTCAAAGTGACTTTCTATTCTATTGTATTGTATTAACCACAAAAAACAATAGACTTCCTAAGCAGGAAAATAGATGCAGGCATGTTATGTTCAGACAAAGTCAGAAaatctctcattttctctctgatgattttcagctgctttcttcAGGTCTTCAGTATAAAgtgtctagagcaggggtgggcaactccaggcctcgagggccggtctcctgcaacttttagatgcatctctacttcaacacacctgagtcaaataatgaggtcattagcaggactctggagaacttgactgcacttaggaggtgattcagccgttggattcaagtgtgttggaccagagagacatctaagagttgcaggacaccggccctcgaggaccaggattgcccacccctggtctagagtgAAGACCAACAGACATAGACTTTCCTTTATACCTTCAACAATTGTTATGCTTGATAACTTAAAATCTTAATTAGTGCTGCACATTGTACTTTGTTGATGCTAAAGGAAAAAACTTGTGATGTTCTTTCAGTTAAATGTGGTTTGACTTTGCCATTTCTTTAGACAGCTCATAATGAACCCAAATGTCACTTTTGGCGTGTAGAACTATTCCTCCAAACGTGTTTACCAACATCAAAAGAGTTCACCTTTGCCTTTTTTGCCACcttttatttccattaaaatTGATTATTGTTGATTTGTTGCTGCCAAAATGGTGTCtggacctttcctgttttatccacagttctCTCTCAAGTTTTTGTACTCAGTTTCTCTTGtacttttctatatttactATTGTTGATGTAAACTAGAACTGGAGTATGACTTTTTTTGGATGAGAAGACTATTATTTGACTTATTTCCCTTTATTTGTTGGTGATATTTCCCCCCTCTTTAGTTATGTCCTCTCAGCAATTCTTGTTTTAAGCTTACTTAAAAGAGtttatattaaatgtattatttatgtttgtttttgttatccAGCTAAAATGCAACACAACCtgatattataatttataatttccAACTAATTCACTGCCAGGTAAATGACATCATTTGTGGGCTGTTTGTTCACATTACAGGCAGTCTGTTGGAGCTTGCAGGAAACCGCAGAGggtaaaaaaaagtctgcaggACCAATATTGATTCAGAGGGCTGATGCACAGATCAAGTTCACAATGCAGCTTTACGGAGTTCTGATCCTGTTTCTCTCATTCTCTGCAGGTAAGATTAGATTTACTTTTTAACAACGACCGATCAAATTTAAAACGCATGTAAAGCAAATGTGTCTCTCTGAAGATACTTTTTTTAACCTGAAACATTCAAGAATGTATCCTCACCTTATAACTTgactaaataaactaaatcagCATTCTAAATATTTCTACATTAGTTTGGAAAATACGGGTTTTGCATTTAATACGTCACTTTATTGTCCTAACATTACTACCTGTATAAGTTTTACTACATTGAAATGTTCCCTTTTAGACAATGAGTGTAAATATGAAGTAgatgcattttgtcacatttcacatTAACTTGCTCATGTTCaatacttttttgtttcattatttagcATGTGGATTGAGATGCTACACATGTGTAGCAGCTGAACCTAACTCCTGCACTGAAATTACAACTTGCCCTGTGCTATTCAACCGATGTTCTTCTCTCAAGACAGATGGTAAGCTGCTAAATGTGAGAGTCTTTGCTGCTAGAACTGATCGCttagaaaaagattaaattatagGCATCAGCATTTTATGGACATAATAGTATATTTATAAACCCCATTGACATGTTTTCCTGTTCTGCCTGACAGGACTGGTTACCAAGAGCTGCATGATCAGCACAGGATGCATTGGTCCCATATCGTGCTGTGAAAAGGACTTGTGCAACGGTGCCGTACCAACTGGCCCCGGTGTCACCCTGCTGCTCCTGTCTTCAGCCCTTATGATGCTCTTTATTTAAGGCTCTGAAATCATGATCCTGTTCTGGTTTATTGCTTGGTTTCTTAACAATTACTTTGAGGTGACAGCAAACATGCAGTCAGGACAgacatacagcatttttattcatcatgtaATACACATAtgtctcttttaaaaatgaaacaataaaaatgtaagaaatgaaataataaactaaTGAACTGCTCAAATTGCTGTACTGTAATAGTTTTATTGTTATAAgtgaagtgttttatttatatgatCTTCTCAATATCAAAACAATTAATAACTTGATCAACTAGCGTGTTCTACTTATATTTTCcaatataataaaattagtAAAATGAAGAATATTAAGCTGTTCCAGTGACTCCAAATCTACTCTCtcaatatgtcaaaaaaattacataatggAAGAGGAAGAACAATTTGTAGAGTTACACATGGCATTTGCCTGTAATGTGAAGAGATTAGTTTAGAGTTCTGAACGGGTCAATTTGCTTGtcattacatttatttctacTGGGTGTCAACATGAAGTTCATATAACATGGTGGTCACTACCCAAGTAAtcaacacatgcacacacaaaaaaaatattattatgaattaagtttaaagaaattatGACGGTATTTGTTATAGATGTATTTGAAAGAAGCTATAATCaaaagtaggaaagaaatatttttaacgGAAGGCACCCTTGACTTTGTGCCTCTTATAAAATTGTGACAAAGAAATAAGATTCAATAACCAGAAGGTGCGCAAGAACCAGAATATCTCAGAGCTTAAACTTGCATGGAGAGTATTTATACGGAAACCATTAATGATGTGCTCAACCGTAACGCCCTCTGTACACACTCACTGCGCAGGAATCCACTAAAGAAGAAGTTGAGGCTTGTTGTTCGTGAGAAATGGCTTATTATACCCAGTCAGGTTCtgttggaggtttcttcctgttaaaggagaGTTTTGCTTTCCATTATCACTGAAAGAGTGGCTGGCATGAGGGACAGTTTCAAAGTCAGCAATGCAATGCAAGCAGCAACTTGTGGCAACATGTtggtccaggaggagtgaatgctgcaagctTCTTTTGATAGAAAACTTTTGAATCAATCTTTGTTAAAAAGTTTCCTTGAGACAACATCTGTTGTAAAATTGGTGTAATATAGATGAACTTAATtcaattgaactgaattgttctaaaattgtttatttcctttatttaaccaggtaaaacTCCTTGGAGATCCAGATCTCATAAATCCGTAAACTCTGTGTGCTGCTGCCATTCTTGGCCAGGATTGTCTTAATATCAGTGGGATTTTCCTGGTGAAGTAAaggttattaatttatttacactGCCACTCTTCAGTGGGTCTACTGTTCTTTTTCATTTGTGGATAAAGTCTCTATATGTGGTTCACTTTGTAACCATTTCAGGTTTGATGGATGTCAGAAACTGTTCTGACTACAAATATGCACCTGATATTTCCAACCAATGTTCAGACCTGAAGAAGCTTTTTGGATGAGTTGAAACTTCTGTAAGAAACAAGAGATTGGATCCAGTTGCCACTTGTTTAAGTACGAAGAACAGTCACCCCAGGTGAGACTGAGAATCTGTATCATTGGAATCAAGAATCACATCaatgcaaatttaaaataaggTAGTTAGATGTTGCACTCTCAATGACTTCCCTGGGAAAGAGGAAAACctgttatttaaattttttaactcTATTGTTCACAAAAGCTTCCGTTTTGCTCACTGGAACATACAACCTGTAATATTGAAAGGCATTTCCTCTTTCAGTCTCCGATATCAACCAACATTTCTTGATATATTGTCTAATCCTTAATTATTTACCAAATCATTAGTAGctcttgatttttctttttcaacatatttgttTCACTGCAGCAGATTTATTGCTTTCTGTGTGTAACATGATAAAGTAGGGTTATATTCTCTTAAACTCTGTAACATTAGCAGTGACTAGAGACACAAACAATGgttaaaatgtattatatttATTAGTGAAACAAATCAAGTCAAAATCAACACAATAAGGTTAGATTGTgcccaaaaacattttaacatagaagcaaaataataaaagtggGAAACCAAATGTGACTGTTTTAACATATCGCATGACTTAAACCTAAAATTAGATTGagtttaacactgaaaaaagaagtGTTCCTCATACTGGAAGAGGAAGATAACTGAGATTGTGCTGGAACCACATGCCATATCAGGTTTTTGCATGTCCTGCAGTACATTCAATCAAAGAAGTGGAAATAAAGAAAGTCAATAATCAGAAGAAACACTGCTGGCATAGATTTACCAGCCAAACACTATAAGGAGTGTGagaactaaaaatatttttttacacatacaACCTTGTTAAAAATATTACGTATGAATACTATAATTACAATATGGTACAATGTTGCAGAGcatattcatattcattcaAACCTACAGAATGTTAGGAAATCCATACAGAATCATTGTGAGGAATGCACAGTTCTCTGGTACACTTCAAACATACATGCACTGCATTAATAATGCATTGTTCATATTGTTTGGCACTCGCCCTTTAAATACCAAGTGTTTATGTGCAGCAGCCAAAAGGTtaccattaaaacaaaatttttaaaaaatcccccTTAAAGCCTTGAAAGATCTCTAGTGTCACGCTGGAGGTCCCTGGGTTAATTTCAATAAACATGTCAGAAATAACTCACTgtatttttttgatttattaatggAGTTCCCTTTAAAAAGCCTTTGGGTGGTTAAAATTTCtgcaaaggaaatattttacattctgCTGCCATCTTTTCACTTCCTGCCAGCTGTTTTTAGCTCTGCTAGAAAGCAAAACAAGTCTGAAGACAAACCTCATGACATATCTATATATTAAGAGTGCTACATCCAGATAATTTAAACATCTTTGTGCTTTTGTCTCATGCTAGCATTCACTGTAAATGCATAATAGTTCATGCATTTGCAAAGACGTGGCTTCAAGCATTTCAGCGTGTACAGAATTGTATCAAGACTTTGCTACTTACTTTGCAAAGCAgagataagaaaagaaaaactacaaggCAAATGTGAAGAGCAGGAAAACTATGGCgtcataaaaaataatagtttatAATAAATCTGCTactgaaaataaagaacatcTCAACATTAATGGCACCCTGAGGAATAAATTTAGCTTGtgcaattttgaaaatgaaatggcACAATAGGTCAGGAATCACCAGCCTGTAAGGAATTTGCAGTTTGCTTACAAGTACCTGGAATGACAGGATTTCTCCTTAAGCTGTTTGTTATTGTCAAGTGAAATTACAATAAAGTGCAGAAAtcaaaaatgtaagtttatgTGTGTTAACTTGGGCAGTTGAAAAGTTGGCAAGTTCAGACAAGCACTTTTACCAGTGGTCCAAAAGCCCAAGTC is a window of Xiphophorus hellerii strain 12219 chromosome 12, Xiphophorus_hellerii-4.1, whole genome shotgun sequence DNA encoding:
- the LOC116729939 gene encoding lymphocyte antigen 6G-like; this encodes MQLYGVLILFLSFSAACGLRCYTCVAAEPNSCTEITTCPVLFNRCSSLKTDGLVTKSCMISTGCIGPISCCEKDLCNGAVPTGPGVTLLLLSSALMMLFI